The following are from one region of the Mycolicibacterium helvum genome:
- a CDS encoding aldehyde dehydrogenase family protein: protein MLIDGKLSGAADGAEFDNLSPATGRLLGVTSAAGPADMDRAIAAARRAFDETDWSTNRELRRRGLAQLQDALEAEKEDLREELVAEVGCPVMSTGDAQLDWPLAESLRYPSRLIDEFDWERMLDGGGLFGERNVRTVVKEPVGVVAAITPSNYPVEVILNKLGPALATGNTVILKPDPNTPWNATRIGRLVAEHTDIPPGVLGVVPTPSNEVAGLLATDPRVDMVSFTGSTAVGKQLMRDGADTMKRTFLELGGKSALIVLDDANPAHIIGGAVGVCVHAGQACALTTRLVIHESLYPDALSAITAAYQAVPVGDPALPGTLVGPVVSAKQKRRVLEACDQARRDGADILIGGGGVEGLPDYLAGGHFVAPTVIVGVHSRSAIAQQEVFGPVLVVLPFRDDDDAVRIANDSAYGLAGAVLSGSLERGVSVARRIRTGSIGVNGGMFYGADAPFGGYKNSGVGRQCGIEGFGQYLETKTVAFRAPRTS, encoded by the coding sequence ATGCTCATCGACGGAAAACTGTCCGGGGCCGCCGACGGCGCCGAGTTCGACAATCTCAGCCCGGCTACCGGCCGGCTGCTCGGAGTGACCTCCGCCGCCGGGCCCGCCGACATGGACCGTGCCATCGCCGCGGCCAGGAGGGCGTTCGACGAGACCGACTGGTCCACCAATCGCGAGCTGCGCAGGCGCGGCCTGGCTCAGCTGCAAGACGCGCTGGAAGCCGAAAAAGAAGACCTGCGTGAAGAACTGGTCGCCGAAGTCGGCTGCCCGGTGATGTCGACCGGCGACGCCCAGCTGGATTGGCCGTTGGCGGAATCGCTGCGCTATCCGAGTCGGCTGATCGACGAATTCGACTGGGAGCGAATGCTGGACGGTGGCGGGTTGTTCGGCGAGCGCAATGTGCGCACCGTCGTCAAGGAGCCGGTCGGCGTGGTCGCCGCCATCACCCCGTCGAACTACCCGGTCGAAGTCATCCTCAATAAACTCGGTCCCGCGCTGGCGACCGGTAACACTGTCATCCTCAAGCCGGACCCCAACACCCCGTGGAACGCCACCCGGATCGGCCGACTCGTCGCCGAGCACACCGACATCCCGCCCGGCGTCCTGGGCGTCGTACCCACCCCGTCCAACGAGGTGGCCGGGCTGTTGGCCACCGACCCCCGGGTGGACATGGTGTCGTTCACCGGCTCTACCGCGGTAGGCAAACAACTGATGCGCGACGGCGCCGACACCATGAAGCGCACCTTCCTAGAACTCGGCGGCAAGTCCGCGCTGATCGTGCTCGACGACGCGAACCCGGCCCACATCATCGGCGGTGCGGTCGGGGTGTGTGTGCACGCCGGGCAGGCCTGTGCGCTGACCACCCGGCTGGTGATCCACGAATCGCTCTACCCCGATGCGTTGTCGGCCATTACCGCGGCCTATCAGGCTGTGCCGGTGGGTGATCCGGCGTTGCCGGGAACACTCGTCGGCCCAGTCGTCAGCGCCAAGCAGAAGCGGCGGGTGCTCGAAGCATGCGATCAAGCCCGCCGCGACGGCGCCGACATCCTGATCGGCGGCGGAGGCGTCGAGGGCCTGCCGGACTACCTGGCCGGCGGGCATTTCGTGGCGCCCACGGTGATCGTCGGCGTCCACAGTCGCTCCGCGATCGCCCAGCAGGAGGTCTTCGGCCCCGTCCTCGTGGTGCTGCCGTTCCGCGACGACGATGACGCCGTCCGCATCGCCAACGACAGCGCCTACGGGCTGGCCGGTGCGGTGTTGTCGGGGTCGCTTGAGCGGGGCGTGTCGGTTGCCCGCCGGATCCGGACCGGCTCGATCGGCGTCAATGGCGGAATGTTCTACGGGGCCGACGCGCCGTTCGGGGGCTACAAGAACAGCGGTGTCGGGCGCCAGTGCGGCATCGAGGGTTTCGGCCAGTACTTGGAAACCAAGACCGTCGCGTTCCGCGCTCCGCGCACATCCTGA
- a CDS encoding flavin-containing monooxygenase, whose product MDSADVIVIGAGFSGLYLLYRLRQLGMRVQVLEKAEKVGGTWLFNRYPGARCDIESIEYSYSFSDEIQQEWVWTETMPAQPEIEAYLNFVADRLDLLRNIRFNNDVTAMTFDEDSATWTLQTATGETFVAPFVVAASGILSVPLEPDIDGMGTFAGESLFTSRWPEGGFDLTGKRVGVIGTGSTGVQMIPVIAREAHQLFVFQRSPAFTLPWEVRPFAPGELDEMKANYVEIREAQRQHPVGAARLSAFSVLIDMLGSPPIKAATREEQLRAVEEHGVMGALNWGDIFFDIEANRMATTLYGEAIARIVTDPETAAALVPSHPFGCKRPIIDQGYYQTYNRDNVTLVDLRREPIRAITANGIDTPMRHYDLDAIIYATGFDAMTGALTRIDVRGRGGALLRDVWASEGPVSYLGLAVAGFPNLFTVQGPGSPSAATNFVTALEQHIEWIGDCIAYLRAGGYRTIEALRAAQQEWIEHTTSLVAATVLVHPSCNSWYNGANVPGKKRMYMGYTAGIPECRRRCEEIADGGYVGFKLA is encoded by the coding sequence ATGGACAGTGCTGACGTGATCGTGATCGGGGCCGGATTCTCCGGTCTCTACCTGCTGTACCGGCTGCGGCAGCTCGGGATGCGGGTCCAGGTGCTGGAGAAGGCCGAAAAGGTAGGCGGCACTTGGCTGTTCAACCGCTATCCGGGCGCCCGCTGTGATATCGAGAGCATCGAATACTCCTACAGCTTCTCCGACGAGATCCAGCAGGAATGGGTCTGGACCGAGACCATGCCGGCCCAGCCGGAGATCGAGGCATACCTGAACTTCGTCGCCGATCGGCTCGACCTGCTCCGCAATATCCGGTTCAACAACGACGTCACCGCGATGACCTTCGACGAGGACAGCGCGACCTGGACGCTGCAGACCGCCACCGGCGAGACGTTCGTCGCGCCGTTTGTCGTCGCGGCCTCGGGCATCCTGTCGGTTCCGCTGGAACCCGACATTGACGGCATGGGGACCTTCGCGGGGGAGTCGCTGTTCACCAGCCGATGGCCCGAGGGCGGGTTCGACCTGACCGGTAAGCGGGTCGGCGTCATCGGGACTGGCTCGACCGGTGTGCAGATGATTCCGGTGATCGCCCGGGAAGCCCACCAGCTCTTCGTCTTCCAGCGCTCGCCCGCGTTCACCCTGCCGTGGGAGGTGCGACCGTTCGCACCCGGCGAGCTCGACGAGATGAAGGCGAACTACGTCGAGATCCGCGAGGCTCAGCGCCAGCACCCGGTCGGTGCGGCCCGGTTGTCGGCGTTCTCGGTCCTTATTGACATGCTCGGCAGCCCGCCCATCAAGGCGGCCACCCGGGAGGAACAGCTGCGCGCCGTCGAGGAGCACGGCGTGATGGGAGCGCTCAACTGGGGCGACATCTTCTTCGATATCGAGGCCAACCGGATGGCCACCACGTTGTACGGCGAGGCGATCGCCCGGATCGTCACCGATCCCGAAACCGCTGCGGCATTGGTGCCGAGCCATCCCTTCGGCTGCAAGCGCCCGATCATCGACCAGGGCTACTACCAGACCTATAACCGTGACAACGTCACCCTGGTCGATCTTCGCAGGGAGCCGATCCGGGCGATCACCGCGAACGGCATCGACACTCCCATGCGGCACTACGACCTCGACGCCATCATCTACGCCACGGGGTTCGACGCGATGACCGGCGCGCTCACCCGCATCGACGTTCGGGGCCGGGGCGGTGCCTTACTGCGCGACGTGTGGGCTAGCGAGGGGCCGGTCTCCTACCTAGGGCTCGCGGTCGCCGGGTTCCCCAATCTGTTCACCGTCCAGGGGCCGGGCAGCCCGTCGGCGGCGACCAACTTCGTCACCGCGCTGGAGCAACACATCGAATGGATCGGCGACTGCATCGCGTATCTGAGAGCGGGCGGCTATCGCACCATCGAGGCATTGCGGGCCGCACAGCAGGAGTGGATCGAACACACCACCTCCCTTGTGGCGGCCACGGTCCTGGTACACCCGAGCTGTAATTCGTGGTACAACGGCGCGAACGTTCCCGGCAAGAAACGGATGTACATGGGCTACACGGCGGGTATCCCCGAATGCCGTCGGCGCTGCGAAGAGATCGCCGACGGCGGCTACGTCGGCTTCAAGCTGGCGTGA
- a CDS encoding protein kinase family protein, giving the protein MTSATAAVPSGIDAVDSAWLTDALRSDPTIPDDATVTAVMAEQIAQDSGFSSLLYRLHLTGSPGLPATVIAKLAAQSQARGAMELLGGYRRELAFYRDIAGRAPMDAPHVYAARMADDSADFVLVLEDLREWDNADHLAGLSLERARLCIGQLAGLHAWSVQASTTAALQVFPRFDMPAVRDLLVPAFEPGWDIYRTHSAVPVPEPVARFAARFTEHAATALAGLTRAVHAATWRHYRLAAGFLMLLPVIILIGWGALPQRSRDLCLTLTDRAVATIADINAVEVF; this is encoded by the coding sequence GTGACTTCAGCCACGGCAGCGGTGCCGTCCGGCATCGACGCCGTCGACTCGGCGTGGCTCACCGACGCACTGCGGTCGGACCCGACCATTCCGGACGACGCCACAGTGACTGCCGTCATGGCCGAGCAGATCGCTCAGGACAGCGGGTTCTCGTCGCTGCTCTATCGCTTGCACCTGACCGGCAGCCCTGGCCTACCCGCGACGGTGATCGCCAAGCTGGCCGCACAGTCGCAAGCCCGCGGCGCGATGGAGTTGCTCGGCGGATACCGGCGCGAACTCGCCTTCTATCGCGATATCGCCGGGCGTGCCCCGATGGACGCACCGCATGTCTACGCCGCGCGGATGGCTGACGACTCGGCCGACTTTGTGCTGGTGCTGGAGGACTTGCGGGAGTGGGACAACGCCGACCACCTTGCTGGGTTGTCGCTCGAGCGCGCCCGGCTGTGTATCGGGCAACTGGCCGGTCTGCATGCCTGGTCGGTGCAAGCGTCGACCACCGCAGCGCTGCAAGTGTTTCCGCGCTTCGACATGCCCGCGGTCCGCGATCTGCTGGTGCCTGCCTTCGAGCCGGGGTGGGACATTTACCGTACGCACTCGGCGGTACCTGTGCCTGAACCCGTCGCGCGCTTCGCGGCGCGGTTTACCGAGCACGCCGCCACCGCGCTCGCCGGCCTGACCCGAGCGGTCCATGCTGCTACATGGCGACACTACCGGCTGGCAGCCGGTTTCCTCATGCTGCTGCCCGTCATCATCTTGATCGGCTGGGGCGCACTCCCACAACGGTCACGGGACCTCTGCCTGACGCTCACCGACCGGGCCGTGGCCACGATCGCCGACATCAACGCGGTGGAGGTGTTCTGA
- a CDS encoding TIGR03857 family LLM class F420-dependent oxidoreductase: MDTRVLDELGYYLLAGAGGEGPATLMEEARRGEELGFGTGFISERWNVKEASSLVGAACAVTSRMQIATAATNHNTRHPLITGSWATTMHRLSGGRFTLGIGRGIAAIYGAFGIPPVTTAQMEDFAQVMRRLWHGELIVNHDGPLGKYPILFLDPDFNEDIRLALVAFGPNTLKLGGRAFDDVILHTYFTPETLARSVKTVKDAAEQAGRDPDSVRVWSCFATVGDHLPEELRLKKTVARLATYLQGYGDLLVTTNNWDPAVLARFRADSVVQSVGGGIDHKATAEQIEQIATLIPEEWLEPSATGSAQQCAARIRKEFDYGADAVIMHGATPDELEPVVTAYRRL; the protein is encoded by the coding sequence ATAGACACGCGCGTGCTCGACGAGTTGGGTTACTACCTGCTGGCCGGCGCCGGCGGGGAGGGCCCGGCCACCCTGATGGAAGAAGCGCGCCGGGGTGAGGAGCTGGGCTTCGGCACCGGCTTCATCTCCGAGCGCTGGAACGTCAAGGAGGCGTCGTCTCTGGTCGGTGCGGCATGCGCGGTGACCAGCCGGATGCAGATCGCCACGGCGGCCACCAATCACAACACCCGGCACCCGCTGATCACCGGCTCGTGGGCCACCACGATGCACCGGCTCTCCGGCGGGAGATTCACTCTCGGCATCGGACGCGGAATCGCGGCGATCTACGGGGCCTTCGGCATCCCGCCGGTGACCACCGCGCAGATGGAAGACTTCGCCCAGGTGATGCGCCGGTTGTGGCACGGCGAGTTGATCGTCAATCATGATGGGCCGCTGGGAAAGTACCCGATTCTGTTCCTGGATCCGGATTTCAACGAGGACATCAGGTTGGCCCTCGTGGCGTTCGGGCCCAACACGCTGAAGCTCGGCGGGCGGGCGTTTGACGATGTCATCTTGCACACCTACTTCACCCCGGAGACGTTGGCGCGCAGTGTCAAGACCGTGAAGGATGCTGCCGAGCAGGCCGGCCGCGATCCAGACAGTGTGCGGGTGTGGTCGTGCTTTGCCACGGTCGGCGATCACCTCCCCGAGGAACTGCGGCTGAAGAAGACGGTCGCGCGGCTGGCCACCTATCTGCAGGGTTACGGCGATCTCCTCGTCACGACGAACAATTGGGATCCCGCTGTGCTGGCACGTTTCCGCGCGGATTCGGTGGTGCAGTCCGTTGGTGGCGGTATCGATCACAAGGCGACCGCCGAGCAGATCGAGCAGATCGCCACATTGATTCCCGAGGAGTGGCTGGAACCGTCGGCCACCGGATCGGCGCAGCAGTGTGCGGCGAGGATCCGAAAGGAATTCGACTACGGCGCTGACGCGGTGATCATGCACGGCGCCACCCCCGACGAGTTGGAACCGGTTGTCACGGCCTACCGCCGGTTGTGA
- a CDS encoding cytochrome P450, with protein sequence MGSQTQDTGAAAPPLAADYLRDPYPFFAEMRGGTGIFRGTVIDHSTTPESLRPKNEYAAVSFDAVNTVFRDGKVFNSKIYDSTIGLFIGPSILGMEGKAHWEHRNLVSAAFKSKSLSRWEPEIVRPIVDGLIDEFIDAGEVDLVREFTFEFPTRVITRLLGLPEEDLPTFRRRAVQLISYAVNYEKAFEASAALKEYFLEQIDRRRSVPTDDVIGDLVTAEIDGEKLTDEAIYSFLRLLLPAGLETTYRSSGNLLYLLLTHPEQLAAVRADRDLIRPAIEEGLRYETPLTTVQRFASEDSELAGVAIPAGSVVDVCIGSANRDERRWDKPEEFDIFRKHVPHISFAAGEHTCMGLHLARMETRVAVESLLDRLTNIRLRTDDDPHIHGQPFRSPTSLPVTFDPVR encoded by the coding sequence GTGGGAAGCCAGACCCAGGACACCGGCGCCGCTGCGCCGCCGCTGGCAGCCGACTACCTGCGCGATCCCTACCCCTTCTTCGCCGAGATGCGCGGCGGAACAGGGATCTTCCGGGGCACGGTCATCGACCATTCCACAACCCCCGAATCACTTCGGCCCAAGAATGAGTACGCCGCGGTGTCCTTCGACGCCGTCAACACGGTGTTCCGTGACGGCAAGGTGTTCAACTCCAAGATTTACGACTCGACCATCGGCTTGTTCATCGGCCCGAGCATCCTCGGCATGGAAGGTAAGGCGCATTGGGAGCATCGCAACCTGGTGTCGGCCGCGTTCAAGTCGAAATCACTGTCCCGGTGGGAACCCGAGATCGTGCGGCCCATCGTCGACGGGTTGATCGACGAGTTCATCGACGCCGGTGAAGTCGACCTGGTCCGGGAGTTCACCTTCGAGTTCCCCACCCGTGTGATTACCCGCCTGCTGGGGCTACCTGAGGAGGATCTGCCCACCTTCCGCCGCCGGGCGGTCCAGCTGATCAGCTATGCGGTCAACTACGAGAAGGCATTTGAGGCCTCGGCGGCCCTCAAGGAGTACTTCCTCGAACAGATCGACAGGCGCCGGTCGGTGCCCACCGACGATGTCATCGGCGATCTGGTGACCGCGGAGATCGACGGCGAGAAGCTCACCGACGAGGCCATCTATTCGTTCCTTCGGCTCCTGCTGCCCGCCGGCCTGGAGACCACCTACCGGTCTTCGGGCAATCTGCTCTACCTGTTGCTCACTCACCCCGAACAGCTGGCCGCGGTGCGGGCCGACCGTGACCTGATCCGTCCCGCGATCGAAGAAGGTCTGCGCTACGAGACGCCGCTGACCACGGTGCAACGGTTCGCCAGCGAAGACAGCGAGCTGGCAGGTGTTGCGATACCGGCCGGTTCGGTGGTCGACGTGTGCATCGGCTCGGCCAACCGCGACGAACGACGATGGGACAAGCCGGAGGAGTTCGACATTTTCCGCAAGCACGTGCCGCACATCTCGTTCGCCGCGGGTGAGCACACCTGCATGGGCCTGCACCTGGCCCGCATGGAGACCCGGGTCGCCGTGGAGTCGTTGTTGGATCGGCTGACGAACATCAGGCTGCGGACCGACGACGACCCGCACATCCACGGCCAGCCGTTCCGGTCACCGACATCGTTGCCGGTGACCTTCGACCCCGTCCGCTAG
- a CDS encoding alpha/beta hydrolase family protein gives MRLSAHPYRLVTQLGGLLPRSVAALQGEAGWNPLSGRGMRQVAEVALDELVVTGMTLMSSPPQLDRPVEEYAGVAAELAALGVAGVHRDPEPLQVKRIRPINAGVLSYERMSYDHDPRLVPALAEGHEGPACAEVVLFRHEDGPRPWLVWVHGAGQGGMSDILVARVGRIHHKLGFNVALPVQPGHGPRRDRWPAYPGTDPVANVAGMVRAVSEVRAVLSWIEPDATTIALSGLSLGSAVAALVAGLDDRVDAVALYTPILGLNGMIARHLHRWGPAADIVGAAMASDIVMELTSVIDPLAIEPLPPADRRLIVGAWHDQMAYRQCALAMHDRWGGELYWHDGGHVGHLFSGAVQTQTERFLAALTQAP, from the coding sequence ATGCGACTGAGCGCACATCCGTACCGTCTGGTCACCCAGCTCGGTGGTCTGTTGCCGCGATCGGTGGCTGCGCTGCAGGGCGAGGCAGGCTGGAATCCGCTGTCCGGGCGCGGGATGCGGCAGGTCGCCGAGGTCGCGCTCGACGAGCTGGTGGTCACCGGGATGACGTTGATGTCCTCGCCGCCGCAGCTCGACCGGCCGGTCGAGGAGTACGCCGGGGTGGCGGCGGAGTTGGCGGCCCTCGGCGTGGCCGGCGTGCATCGTGACCCGGAGCCGTTGCAGGTGAAGAGGATCCGGCCGATCAACGCCGGTGTGCTCTCCTACGAGCGGATGAGCTACGACCATGACCCTCGGTTGGTTCCGGCGCTGGCCGAAGGACACGAGGGGCCGGCCTGCGCCGAGGTGGTGCTGTTCCGCCACGAGGACGGCCCGCGGCCATGGCTGGTATGGGTACATGGCGCGGGTCAGGGTGGGATGTCGGACATTCTGGTCGCCAGGGTCGGCCGCATCCATCACAAACTCGGCTTCAACGTCGCCCTGCCGGTCCAGCCGGGGCATGGGCCCCGCCGCGATCGGTGGCCGGCCTATCCGGGGACTGATCCGGTCGCCAACGTCGCCGGGATGGTCCGGGCTGTCTCGGAGGTCCGGGCGGTGCTCAGCTGGATCGAGCCCGACGCGACGACGATCGCGTTGTCCGGGCTGTCGCTGGGCAGCGCGGTTGCGGCATTGGTGGCGGGACTGGACGACCGGGTCGACGCCGTCGCCCTGTATACGCCGATCCTCGGCCTCAACGGGATGATCGCCCGGCATCTGCACCGGTGGGGTCCGGCGGCCGATATCGTCGGCGCGGCAATGGCATCCGACATCGTGATGGAGTTGACGTCGGTGATCGACCCGTTGGCCATCGAGCCGCTACCGCCGGCGGACCGGCGGCTGATCGTCGGTGCCTGGCATGACCAGATGGCGTACCGGCAGTGCGCACTGGCGATGCACGACCGGTGGGGCGGCGAGTTGTACTGGCACGACGGCGGGCACGTCGGGCATCTGTTCTCGGGTGCCGTACAGACGCAGACCGAACGTTTCCTGGCTGCGCTGACTCAGGCGCCGTAG
- a CDS encoding CaiB/BaiF CoA transferase family protein, whose amino-acid sequence MDGIRVLEVAQFTFVPAAGAILADWGADVIKVEHPVRGDTQRGFINMGGFQLDPNRHPLIEHPNRGKRSVGIDVSTPDGQEVLYEIAKTADVFLTNYLPAQRQKNKFDVEHIRAANPNIIYARGSAYGDKGPERLVGGFDGTAFWTRSGVGHALTPEGLGGALPQGIPAFGDSIGGMNIAGGISAALLHRERTGEAVEIDVSLLSTAWWAAGASVTQGMETGETMRSLMPGTTTSVNPFMANYLTSDGGTINLCIVSPTGYIRDTWEHLGLPELADDPRFSDVLPLIQNAEAGVQLITEAIASKPFDYWRQHLKTMKGQWAPFQSLVDLASDEQAIANDMIVEVEAADGGAPFKVVRGPVQFNHEPLETTRAPQASEHTEIVLMEIGIDWDRIEALKESGAIA is encoded by the coding sequence ATGGACGGCATCCGGGTCTTGGAGGTCGCACAGTTCACGTTCGTCCCGGCGGCCGGCGCCATCCTGGCCGACTGGGGCGCCGACGTCATCAAGGTCGAGCACCCGGTGCGCGGCGACACCCAGCGCGGGTTCATCAACATGGGCGGCTTCCAGCTCGATCCCAACCGTCACCCGCTGATCGAGCATCCCAACCGCGGCAAGCGCAGCGTCGGCATCGATGTGTCCACGCCCGACGGCCAGGAGGTGCTCTACGAAATCGCGAAGACGGCCGACGTCTTTCTGACCAATTACCTGCCTGCGCAGCGTCAGAAGAACAAGTTCGACGTCGAGCACATTCGGGCGGCGAACCCGAACATCATCTACGCGCGCGGCAGTGCCTACGGCGACAAGGGGCCCGAGCGGCTGGTCGGCGGCTTCGACGGAACCGCGTTCTGGACGCGCAGCGGCGTTGGTCACGCCTTGACTCCCGAAGGGCTCGGCGGCGCGCTGCCGCAGGGTATCCCGGCGTTCGGCGACTCGATCGGCGGGATGAACATCGCCGGCGGTATCTCCGCGGCGCTGCTGCACCGGGAGCGGACGGGCGAGGCGGTGGAGATCGACGTGTCGCTGTTGAGCACCGCCTGGTGGGCGGCGGGCGCCAGCGTCACCCAAGGTATGGAGACCGGGGAAACCATGCGGTCGCTGATGCCCGGCACCACGACATCGGTGAACCCGTTCATGGCCAACTACTTGACCTCCGACGGCGGCACCATCAACCTGTGCATCGTCAGCCCGACCGGCTACATCCGCGACACCTGGGAGCATCTCGGTTTGCCCGAGCTCGCCGACGACCCGCGGTTCTCCGATGTGCTGCCGCTGATCCAGAATGCCGAAGCGGGTGTGCAACTCATCACCGAGGCGATCGCCAGTAAGCCGTTCGACTATTGGCGCCAGCACCTCAAGACGATGAAGGGCCAGTGGGCGCCGTTCCAGAGTCTGGTCGATCTCGCCAGCGATGAGCAGGCCATCGCCAACGACATGATCGTCGAGGTGGAGGCCGCCGACGGCGGGGCGCCGTTCAAGGTGGTTCGCGGGCCGGTGCAGTTCAATCATGAACCGCTGGAGACCACCCGCGCGCCGCAGGCCAGCGAGCACACCGAGATCGTGCTGATGGAGATCGGCATCGACTGGGACCGCATCGAGGCGCTCAAGGAGTCGGGCGCGATCGCCTAA
- a CDS encoding nuclear transport factor 2 family protein, whose translation MSCTAREVVELYNLVVWNDRDVVLAEELLGDNVIRHEVGESVVLTHDEAVQRVVDHLEMFDEIRFDLSLVVAGDDGEHVAIVYQSPMTLKDGMETTIGSMEIFRVVDGRITEVWNCGYKRGVWA comes from the coding sequence ATGAGCTGCACCGCGCGTGAGGTCGTAGAGTTGTACAACCTGGTGGTCTGGAACGATCGGGACGTCGTGCTGGCCGAGGAGCTGCTGGGCGACAACGTGATTCGCCATGAGGTCGGCGAATCTGTGGTGCTGACCCATGACGAGGCCGTCCAGCGCGTGGTCGATCACCTGGAGATGTTTGACGAGATCCGGTTCGACCTGAGCCTGGTCGTGGCCGGCGACGACGGTGAGCATGTCGCGATCGTTTACCAGTCGCCGATGACGCTCAAGGATGGCATGGAAACGACCATCGGCAGTATGGAGATCTTCCGTGTGGTCGATGGCAGGATCACCGAAGTGTGGAACTGCGGCTATAAACGAGGAGTTTGGGCGTGA
- a CDS encoding TetR/AcrR family transcriptional regulator, producing the protein MPSPARGLTQPERVETSRRRLMEAAAELIVEKGWEATTAAEIGRRAGYSRTMVHARFGGKEAILEDFLQEYVGRLNPNPNPQATGMDQVLAHIDRIRDLYAHDPDVLRAMFVSTFESMKTTSPLRERVSDQLTGGIANVADGLRKGQRDNSVRQGIDLGRAVSDITAVFFGIAFLWIALPTGFDLDTELTHARDRILRDYGA; encoded by the coding sequence GTGCCCTCTCCCGCACGCGGTTTGACGCAACCTGAACGGGTCGAGACTTCCCGACGCCGACTGATGGAGGCTGCCGCCGAGCTGATCGTCGAGAAGGGTTGGGAGGCAACCACGGCTGCCGAGATCGGCCGCCGAGCGGGCTACAGCCGCACGATGGTGCATGCCCGCTTCGGCGGCAAGGAGGCCATCCTCGAGGACTTCCTCCAGGAGTACGTCGGGCGGCTCAACCCGAACCCCAACCCCCAGGCGACGGGCATGGACCAGGTGCTGGCCCATATCGACCGCATCCGCGACCTCTACGCCCATGACCCCGACGTGCTGCGCGCCATGTTCGTCTCCACCTTCGAGTCCATGAAGACGACCTCGCCGTTGCGCGAACGGGTCAGCGACCAGCTGACCGGCGGGATCGCCAATGTCGCGGATGGCTTGCGAAAAGGCCAGCGGGACAATTCTGTTCGCCAGGGCATCGATCTGGGCCGAGCGGTCAGCGATATCACCGCGGTGTTCTTCGGCATCGCCTTCCTGTGGATCGCGCTTCCCACCGGCTTCGATCTGGACACCGAGCTGACGCACGCACGCGATCGGATTCTGCGGGACTACGGCGCCTGA